A single region of the uncultured Fibrobacter sp. genome encodes:
- the rapA gene encoding RNA polymerase-associated protein RapA has product MMNFKIGQRYVSQSEPALGLGIVTEVQDRIVKISFPAVSDVRCYRSMGAPVDRFELSVGDTAKSEKGLSFTVESVKEVDGLLVYSGRAGRSMKESELSGKISIARPADLFKALMENRVSNSVQFGRRESAMELSCKWISSPVRGMIGPRTSMIPHQYYLCSRACDSSTLPRLMLSDEVGLGKTIEAGMIWHALKARGRLTRTLIIVPETLKHQWLVEMKRRFNHLFTLVDEGFIRSIILDDDERPNPFSQANDIICSIDFLIKQPALIEDLLKTTWDMVIIDEAHHLVCEDGFTSHEYLLANAVIQRSKGVLLLTGTPLQFHPESQFNRLKMLDPVRFADYNSFIKDQDAYRKLVNELSKLPTDPGETMSWDDLNECVPKKSIIRPWLEQESAKSMPADEWIRRIVDAVGTGSVVFRNTRKGVGGFPKRVLDEIPLEPNKNYRDMVNVAAENDLDMSTDIQENGLLCTSYSDAWALDERYVWLKGFLKEHANDKVLLICESIQVVQALESLLNEYMGEGAFSMFHENMTIMARDKAAANFSKENGANLLIASEIGSEGRNFQFAHHLILFDLPLDAALVEQRIGRLDRIGQTENIIIHVPYVKGSGQEVMFRWYHNGLNAFGTPMMSGGELFLKYTDELIAALAEPQALLQNFMDTVIPQVKKDCDTMRKNIEKGRDRLLEFNSRNPAKAKEITDAILKIDADKDLETLVFSSLMDRGLEIEKSKIKGCYIISMGTQVESGSIPGMPESVGMAGAGGGGRVEQAVGSFADSSDAGDEDARFCDTSSLTVTFDRNVAMVHDEVDFVSLEHPLSQGVIDFETSLDNGAVACNIWQNSGMRGLVMQYNFAVDFSISEEWGVSDLAGPRYISVLVNPTGEDLTEKVAELKNASFKDVPVPQGNAAVNMTLKYFGKEGLAIARRIVSAKAKEIAEVAAAAVEARAEQEYQRMNHLLSMRGKAGNNAQLQQLRKNAQEWKKVISNPQLRLDAIRLLVCR; this is encoded by the coding sequence ATGATGAATTTCAAGATTGGCCAACGCTATGTAAGTCAATCGGAACCTGCACTCGGACTAGGCATTGTGACCGAGGTGCAAGACCGTATTGTTAAGATTTCTTTCCCCGCTGTAAGTGATGTCCGTTGTTACCGTTCCATGGGAGCCCCTGTGGACCGTTTCGAGCTTTCGGTGGGTGATACTGCCAAAAGTGAAAAGGGTTTGTCCTTTACCGTGGAATCGGTGAAAGAGGTGGACGGACTGCTTGTCTATTCGGGACGTGCGGGACGTTCGATGAAGGAGTCCGAACTGAGCGGAAAGATTTCGATTGCGCGCCCTGCCGACCTGTTCAAGGCGCTTATGGAAAACCGCGTGTCGAACAGCGTGCAGTTTGGTCGCCGCGAATCGGCCATGGAACTTTCTTGCAAGTGGATTTCGTCGCCGGTGCGTGGCATGATTGGCCCGCGTACTTCGATGATTCCGCATCAGTATTACCTGTGTAGCCGCGCCTGCGATAGTTCTACGCTCCCGCGCCTGATGCTGTCTGACGAAGTGGGCCTCGGTAAAACGATCGAAGCCGGTATGATTTGGCATGCGCTTAAGGCTCGCGGTCGCTTGACTCGAACCCTGATTATTGTGCCCGAAACGTTGAAGCATCAGTGGCTGGTCGAAATGAAACGCCGCTTCAACCACCTGTTTACGTTGGTGGACGAAGGCTTTATCCGAAGCATCATTCTGGATGACGACGAACGTCCGAATCCGTTCAGCCAGGCAAACGATATTATCTGCTCGATCGACTTCCTGATTAAGCAACCCGCACTGATCGAAGACTTGCTCAAGACCACCTGGGACATGGTGATTATCGACGAAGCGCATCACCTGGTTTGCGAAGATGGATTCACGAGCCATGAATATCTGCTGGCGAATGCGGTCATCCAGCGTTCCAAGGGTGTGCTGCTTTTGACGGGTACGCCGTTGCAGTTCCATCCGGAATCGCAGTTCAACCGCCTCAAGATGCTCGACCCCGTGCGCTTTGCGGACTACAACAGCTTTATCAAGGACCAGGACGCTTACCGCAAGTTGGTGAACGAACTTTCGAAACTGCCGACGGACCCCGGTGAGACCATGAGCTGGGACGACTTGAACGAATGCGTGCCGAAGAAGTCGATTATCCGTCCGTGGCTTGAACAGGAAAGCGCAAAGAGCATGCCTGCCGACGAATGGATTCGCCGCATTGTGGATGCCGTGGGTACGGGATCGGTGGTGTTCCGCAATACCCGTAAGGGCGTGGGCGGATTCCCGAAGCGTGTGCTCGACGAAATTCCGTTGGAACCGAATAAGAATTACCGCGACATGGTGAACGTGGCTGCCGAAAACGATTTGGACATGTCCACCGACATCCAGGAAAACGGCCTGCTTTGTACGAGCTATTCCGACGCCTGGGCGCTTGACGAACGCTACGTGTGGCTCAAGGGCTTCTTGAAGGAGCACGCAAACGACAAGGTGCTCCTGATTTGCGAATCGATTCAGGTGGTGCAGGCTCTTGAATCGCTCTTGAACGAATACATGGGCGAGGGCGCGTTCTCGATGTTCCACGAGAACATGACGATTATGGCCCGCGACAAGGCCGCCGCGAACTTCAGCAAGGAAAACGGCGCGAACCTGTTGATTGCCTCTGAAATCGGTTCCGAAGGTCGCAACTTCCAGTTTGCCCACCATTTGATTCTGTTCGACCTGCCGCTCGATGCGGCCCTGGTGGAACAGCGTATTGGCCGCTTGGACCGTATCGGTCAGACCGAAAACATCATTATTCACGTGCCGTATGTAAAGGGCTCCGGTCAGGAAGTCATGTTCCGCTGGTACCACAACGGCTTGAATGCCTTTGGTACTCCGATGATGAGCGGCGGCGAACTCTTCCTCAAGTACACCGACGAACTGATTGCCGCTTTGGCCGAACCGCAGGCATTGCTCCAGAACTTTATGGATACGGTGATTCCGCAGGTCAAGAAAGACTGCGATACCATGCGCAAGAATATTGAAAAGGGCCGCGACCGCCTGCTGGAATTCAATTCCCGCAACCCGGCGAAGGCTAAAGAAATCACCGATGCCATCTTGAAGATTGATGCCGACAAGGATTTGGAAACGCTGGTGTTCTCGTCGCTGATGGACCGTGGCCTTGAAATCGAAAAGAGTAAGATTAAGGGCTGCTACATCATTAGCATGGGCACGCAGGTGGAATCGGGCTCGATTCCTGGCATGCCCGAAAGCGTTGGCATGGCGGGCGCCGGTGGCGGTGGCCGCGTGGAGCAGGCCGTTGGATCTTTTGCCGATAGCTCGGATGCCGGTGACGAAGATGCCCGCTTCTGCGATACGTCTAGCTTGACTGTGACCTTTGACCGCAACGTGGCCATGGTGCATGACGAAGTGGACTTTGTGAGCTTGGAACACCCGCTTTCGCAGGGCGTGATTGACTTTGAAACTTCGCTCGATAACGGGGCAGTGGCTTGCAACATCTGGCAGAATTCCGGAATGCGCGGCCTTGTGATGCAGTACAATTTTGCGGTCGATTTCTCCATTTCTGAGGAATGGGGCGTATCGGACCTCGCTGGCCCGCGCTACATTAGCGTGCTCGTGAACCCGACAGGCGAAGACTTGACCGAAAAGGTTGCGGAACTGAAAAACGCGAGCTTCAAGGATGTGCCTGTTCCGCAGGGCAATGCCGCCGTGAACATGACGCTCAAGTATTTCGGCAAGGAAGGTCTTGCGATTGCTCGCCGCATTGTGTCTGCCAAGGCGAAAGAAATTGCCGAAGTGGCGGCCGCAGCGGTGGAAGCACGAGCTGAACAGGAATACCAGCGTATGAACCATTTGCTCAGCATGCGAGGCAAGGCGGGCAACAACGCCCAGCTGCAACAGCTCCGCAAGAATGCCCAGGAATGGAAAAAGGTGATTTCGAACCCGCAACTCCGCCTCGATGCAATTCGGTTGCTTGTTTGTAGGTAA
- a CDS encoding RDD family protein gives MIWYYIDESVTDGERRKGPYNIDEIRDFVKNETIKDETLVWHSGMEAWVQWKDTEESKETLLSEEEQIKAALEAIIAEHNKGKRYAGFLVRGIAYLIDNIILSAIGVLIVMLMSSLQLIDLNTLSEAMNAYVATPTSEEALSKVFDVPGVHLFLIIWGILQAIYFITFTTIKYATPGKMLLKIHVETANGEKMNWVTSSLRYIASILTQSTLMFYGLGYLIVMIDPKRRALHDHIARTRVIYDNKK, from the coding sequence ATGATTTGGTACTACATAGATGAATCCGTCACAGACGGCGAACGACGCAAGGGTCCTTATAATATCGACGAGATTAGGGATTTTGTCAAGAACGAGACTATAAAAGACGAAACCTTGGTTTGGCACTCGGGAATGGAAGCCTGGGTCCAGTGGAAGGACACCGAAGAATCCAAGGAAACACTACTTTCCGAGGAAGAACAGATCAAGGCCGCGCTAGAAGCGATCATCGCCGAGCACAACAAGGGAAAGCGCTATGCCGGATTCCTTGTCCGGGGTATTGCCTACCTCATCGACAATATTATTTTATCCGCAATCGGTGTTTTAATCGTGATGCTGATGAGCAGTTTACAGCTTATCGACCTGAACACCCTCTCCGAAGCCATGAACGCCTATGTCGCAACCCCGACTTCCGAAGAGGCTCTTTCTAAGGTTTTCGACGTTCCTGGCGTACACCTGTTCCTTATCATTTGGGGAATCCTCCAGGCCATCTACTTTATCACCTTCACGACAATCAAATACGCCACCCCCGGCAAAATGCTCTTGAAGATCCATGTAGAAACCGCTAATGGCGAAAAAATGAACTGGGTGACTTCGTCGCTCCGTTATATTGCAAGCATCCTCACGCAGAGCACCCTGATGTTCTACGGACTCGGGTACCTCATCGTGATGATAGACCCCAAGCGTCGCGCCCTGCACGACCACATTGCACGAACCCGCGTCATCTACGACAATAAGAAGTAA
- a CDS encoding nodulation protein NfeD, which translates to MKLFARILSVLLLLVAFASADTTTIAPADTSASTIDTATKTVEGKKHAVWIKLEGDVEPSMYDFCARAIDDALQENPDYIIFEINTFGGRLDAAFDLVDTIMAVKGPETIALVKKKAISAGSLIALACKKLYMLEATTIGDCAPIVQGGDGTPQIVGEKIQSPLRAKFRNLAQRNGYPELLSSAFVTPELEILELTATLDKGKKSQRDTVLIIEGEKYAVLDSAAKAFWGTPKILVKEGELLTMTDKEAEELGFSKGTFKDRGEFETRLAIESRSEVETTLGEDIASAIAAISGILLILGFGALYIEFKTPGFGLFGIIGIILIGIVFLGQFAPQLDGYIPAILLVAGVVLFLVEIFVMPGTFLFGIGGIVCMILALALSFEPSEMPEYVPETIETTFDATPWLLGLLYMLCCAGIALVFPIAASKYLIPLLPEGWTPMLKTDLETAASPTEAVQEVSVGDTGTAKTFLRPVGQASFTLPDGSTKLFDVQTHGEIIEAGQKVKIESIQEGHIWVGLDA; encoded by the coding sequence ATGAAGTTATTTGCAAGAATTTTATCTGTCCTTTTATTGCTAGTGGCGTTCGCAAGTGCCGACACCACGACGATTGCCCCAGCAGACACCTCTGCAAGCACAATTGACACCGCCACTAAAACGGTCGAAGGCAAAAAACATGCCGTCTGGATCAAGCTGGAAGGCGACGTGGAACCTTCCATGTACGATTTCTGCGCCCGAGCCATCGACGATGCGCTCCAGGAAAATCCGGACTACATCATCTTTGAAATCAACACCTTCGGCGGTCGCCTCGATGCAGCCTTCGACCTGGTGGACACCATCATGGCCGTCAAGGGGCCAGAAACCATCGCCCTCGTGAAAAAGAAAGCCATCAGCGCGGGTAGCCTGATCGCTCTCGCCTGCAAGAAACTCTACATGCTCGAAGCGACAACCATCGGCGACTGCGCCCCCATCGTGCAGGGTGGCGATGGCACTCCGCAGATTGTCGGCGAAAAAATCCAGTCCCCGCTCCGCGCCAAATTCAGGAACCTTGCCCAGCGCAACGGCTACCCGGAGCTGCTGAGTTCCGCCTTCGTGACACCGGAACTCGAAATCCTCGAACTCACCGCCACGCTCGACAAAGGCAAGAAATCGCAACGCGACACGGTGCTCATTATCGAAGGTGAAAAGTACGCCGTCCTCGACAGCGCCGCCAAGGCCTTCTGGGGCACCCCGAAAATCCTCGTGAAAGAAGGCGAACTGCTGACAATGACCGACAAGGAAGCCGAGGAACTCGGATTTTCCAAGGGGACCTTCAAGGACCGTGGAGAATTCGAAACGAGGCTTGCCATCGAAAGCCGCAGCGAAGTCGAAACCACCCTCGGCGAAGACATCGCCTCCGCCATCGCCGCCATTTCGGGCATTCTCCTGATTCTCGGCTTCGGCGCACTCTACATCGAATTCAAGACGCCGGGATTTGGCCTGTTCGGAATCATCGGCATCATCCTCATCGGCATCGTATTCCTCGGACAGTTCGCCCCGCAGCTCGACGGCTACATTCCCGCCATCCTGCTCGTGGCAGGCGTAGTGCTGTTCCTTGTCGAAATATTTGTAATGCCGGGAACATTCCTGTTCGGCATCGGCGGTATCGTATGCATGATCCTTGCGCTCGCGCTTTCGTTCGAACCCTCGGAAATGCCCGAATACGTTCCCGAAACCATCGAGACCACCTTTGACGCCACCCCCTGGCTACTCGGACTCCTTTACATGCTCTGTTGCGCGGGCATCGCACTCGTGTTCCCGATTGCGGCAAGCAAGTACCTGATTCCGCTTCTGCCCGAAGGCTGGACGCCCATGCTCAAGACCGATTTGGAAACCGCCGCCTCACCCACCGAAGCAGTGCAAGAAGTCTCCGTCGGCGACACTGGCACCGCAAAGACATTCCTGCGCCCCGTAGGCCAGGCAAGCTTCACGCTGCCCGACGGCTCCACCAAGCTGTTTGACGTACAGACGCATGGCGAAATCATAGAAGCCGGCCAGAAAGTCAAGATTGAATCTATTCAAGAAGGCCACATCTGGGTCGGACTAGACGCCTAG
- the floA gene encoding flotillin-like protein FloA (flotillin-like protein involved in membrane lipid rafts) yields MDTLLITGIIVAAIAVIVLLAFIGKFFSLWLQALFSKANVSIFQLIGMRLRKVPPQVIVEARILSCKAGLPVDTNLLEAHYLSRGNVLRVIQALIAANKANIKLDFKEAAAIDLAGRNVLEAVQMSVNPKVIETPKVSAVALDGIQLHAITRITVRASIQKLVGGAGEETVVARVGEGIVSSIGSAQSHKEVLENPNMISKKVLASGLDAGTAFEILSIDIADVDVGQNIGAILETDRAEADKKIAQAKAEERRAMAYAAEQEMKAKVMEMKAKLVEAEAQIPMAMASALRDGKLGVMDYYNLKNIEADTQMRKEIGSAPEAK; encoded by the coding sequence ATGGACACTCTTTTGATCACTGGAATCATCGTCGCGGCGATTGCCGTTATCGTTTTGCTCGCCTTTATCGGCAAGTTCTTTAGCCTTTGGCTTCAGGCATTGTTTTCAAAGGCGAACGTGAGCATTTTCCAGCTCATCGGTATGCGTCTGCGTAAGGTGCCGCCGCAGGTTATCGTGGAAGCGCGAATCCTCAGCTGCAAGGCAGGTCTCCCGGTCGACACAAACTTGCTCGAAGCCCACTATCTTTCTCGCGGTAACGTACTCCGCGTGATCCAGGCTTTGATCGCCGCCAACAAGGCAAACATCAAGCTCGACTTCAAGGAAGCAGCCGCCATCGACCTTGCCGGCCGTAACGTGCTCGAAGCCGTGCAGATGTCCGTGAACCCGAAGGTCATCGAAACCCCGAAGGTTTCCGCCGTGGCTCTCGACGGTATTCAGCTGCATGCCATTACCCGTATCACTGTGCGCGCAAGCATCCAGAAGCTCGTCGGTGGCGCCGGTGAAGAAACGGTCGTCGCCCGTGTGGGTGAAGGCATCGTGTCTTCCATCGGTTCTGCTCAGAGCCACAAGGAAGTGCTCGAAAACCCGAACATGATTTCCAAGAAGGTGCTTGCCTCTGGCCTTGACGCCGGTACCGCATTCGAAATTCTTTCTATCGATATCGCAGATGTGGACGTGGGCCAGAACATCGGAGCTATCCTCGAAACCGACCGTGCCGAAGCTGATAAGAAGATTGCTCAGGCAAAGGCCGAAGAACGCCGCGCCATGGCATACGCCGCCGAACAGGAAATGAAGGCCAAGGTCATGGAAATGAAGGCGAAACTCGTCGAAGCCGAAGCCCAGATTCCGATGGCAATGGCATCTGCCCTTCGCGACGGCAAGCTCGGCGTGATGGACTACTACAACCTGAAAAATATCGAAGCCGACACACAGATGCGCAAGGAAATCGGCAGCGCACCCGAGGCGAAGTAA
- a CDS encoding amino acid ABC transporter ATP-binding protein has product MENVNDTAPILKVEHVKKSFGDYNVLKDISFDLNAGEVLSIIGPSGSGKSTLLRCITQLETVDGGLVQVDGKDMVLPGEKGAPVKYASAKVLREIRLSTGLVFQNFNLFPHLTVLQNLCLAPVRVLGDSREEARAMGRSLLKRMGLEGKEKAYPCELSGGQQQRVSIARALAMNPKILFFDEPTSALDPELTGEVLKIIKKLAEDKMTMVIVTHEMAFARDVADKVIFMDGGVIVEQGTPDFVFNQSGNERLSQFLSRFSKN; this is encoded by the coding sequence ATGGAAAATGTGAATGATACTGCGCCGATCCTGAAAGTGGAACATGTCAAGAAATCCTTTGGCGACTATAATGTGCTTAAGGATATTTCGTTTGATTTGAATGCAGGTGAGGTGCTTTCGATTATTGGCCCGAGTGGCTCCGGCAAGAGCACTTTGTTGCGCTGTATTACCCAGCTCGAAACGGTGGACGGTGGCCTGGTGCAGGTGGACGGCAAAGACATGGTGTTGCCTGGTGAAAAGGGTGCTCCCGTCAAGTATGCGTCGGCGAAGGTGCTGCGCGAAATCCGCCTTTCGACGGGGCTCGTGTTTCAGAACTTCAACTTGTTCCCGCACCTGACGGTGCTTCAGAATCTTTGCCTGGCTCCGGTGCGTGTGTTGGGAGACTCCCGTGAAGAAGCTCGCGCTATGGGGCGTTCCTTGCTCAAGCGTATGGGACTCGAAGGGAAGGAAAAGGCGTACCCTTGTGAACTTAGCGGTGGCCAGCAGCAGCGTGTGTCCATTGCTCGTGCCTTGGCGATGAACCCGAAGATTCTTTTCTTTGACGAGCCGACCTCTGCGCTGGATCCGGAGCTTACCGGCGAAGTGCTCAAGATTATCAAGAAACTTGCCGAAGATAAGATGACGATGGTTATCGTGACGCATGAAATGGCTTTTGCCCGCGATGTTGCGGACAAGGTCATCTTTATGGATGGCGGTGTTATCGTGGAACAGGGAACCCCTGATTTCGTGTTCAACCAGTCCGGAAATGAACGCCTGTCGCAATTCTTGTCGAGATTCTCTAAGAATTAA
- a CDS encoding amino acid ABC transporter permease, which yields MSDLSNLLPILWGGFCTTLAIFGLTLLFSIPLGLLIAVLKMSKWRVVRYPVSFYISVMRGTPLLLQIVAIYFGSYYLSEYSGIGFSFDRFPAVIVAFSINYAAYFAEIFRGGIQSVPKGQYEAAYMLGMTRSQTFFRIILPQVVKRVVPASANEVITLVKDTSLAQVIAVTELFALAKKQQAAYASIYPLFVAGVFYYVANLLLSVLFAYLERKLNYYK from the coding sequence ATGTCTGATTTGAGCAATTTACTCCCGATTCTTTGGGGCGGATTTTGCACGACGCTCGCTATATTCGGGCTGACGCTTCTTTTCTCGATACCGCTTGGGCTCCTGATAGCGGTACTCAAGATGAGCAAGTGGCGCGTGGTGCGTTACCCGGTGTCGTTCTATATTTCGGTGATGCGCGGAACGCCGCTCTTGTTGCAGATTGTGGCGATTTACTTTGGTTCGTACTACCTGAGCGAATATTCGGGAATCGGATTTTCGTTTGACCGTTTCCCGGCGGTGATTGTGGCGTTCTCGATAAACTATGCGGCGTACTTTGCTGAGATTTTCCGCGGTGGAATCCAGTCTGTTCCGAAGGGACAGTACGAAGCTGCTTACATGCTCGGCATGACCCGTTCGCAGACGTTTTTCCGCATTATCCTCCCGCAGGTGGTAAAGCGTGTGGTGCCCGCGAGCGCGAACGAGGTCATCACCCTGGTAAAGGATACTTCCCTTGCGCAGGTGATTGCGGTGACGGAACTTTTTGCGCTGGCCAAGAAACAGCAGGCCGCCTACGCGAGCATTTACCCGCTGTTCGTGGCGGGCGTATTCTACTATGTGGCAAACCTTTTGCTGAGCGTTCTTTTTGCTTATCTGGAACGCAAGCTTAACTACTATAAGTGA
- a CDS encoding amino acid ABC transporter substrate-binding protein, translated as MKKIFTMLAAVACAAFLSACNEAKNESAQNEPAKVQADESLNKVKAAGEFVLGLDDSFPPMGFRDKDNNIVGFDIDLATEVCARLGVKLKTQPISWDAKEQELNTGKIDCIWNGMSVDSARAAAMNLSDPYLKNRMIFTVKDKSLANLESLKGKKIAVQNGSTAQKLLDASEAGKAAKDIVPFDDNQTALMDLDKGGVDAVFLDEIVAKYWIVTNAKDYVVLEEGLSDEVYAIGFRKKDQALRDAVNSTLAAMKADGKFDEIFAKWFGK; from the coding sequence ATGAAGAAAATCTTTACGATGCTTGCTGCGGTCGCTTGTGCCGCTTTTCTTTCTGCCTGTAACGAGGCGAAAAATGAATCGGCTCAGAATGAACCTGCCAAGGTTCAGGCCGATGAATCCCTGAACAAGGTGAAGGCTGCAGGCGAGTTCGTGCTCGGCCTCGACGATTCTTTCCCGCCGATGGGCTTTAGGGACAAGGACAACAATATCGTGGGTTTCGATATCGACCTTGCGACTGAAGTTTGCGCTCGCCTGGGCGTAAAGCTTAAGACGCAGCCGATTTCCTGGGACGCGAAGGAGCAGGAATTGAATACCGGCAAGATTGACTGTATCTGGAACGGTATGAGCGTGGACAGCGCACGCGCTGCTGCGATGAACTTGAGCGACCCGTACCTCAAGAACCGTATGATTTTCACCGTGAAGGACAAGTCGCTTGCGAACCTCGAATCGCTCAAGGGCAAGAAGATTGCCGTGCAGAATGGCTCTACCGCCCAGAAATTACTCGATGCTTCCGAAGCGGGTAAGGCTGCCAAGGATATCGTCCCGTTTGACGATAACCAGACGGCCCTGATGGATTTGGACAAGGGCGGTGTCGATGCCGTGTTCCTCGACGAAATTGTCGCCAAGTACTGGATTGTGACGAATGCCAAGGATTACGTGGTGCTTGAAGAAGGCCTGTCGGATGAAGTCTATGCAATCGGCTTCCGCAAGAAGGATCAGGCTCTGCGCGACGCCGTGAACTCGACTTTGGCTGCAATGAAGGCCGATGGTAAGTTCGACGAAATCTTTGCCAAGTGGTTCGGTAAATAG